The sequence GACCGAACGACTCGGCGGGTTCGTCAGCGACTCGGCCCAGCAGGTCGAGACGCGCGGGAACCGGACGTGGACGAACGGGAAACTCGTCCTGCGAGTTCCGAAAAAGAACTTCTCGGCGCTCGTCGCGCGGGCCAAGGCGACCGGCGAGGTCCGCGCGGCCAGCACCAGCACGAAGGACGTGACGAAGAAACTCGTGGACATCGAGGCGCGACTGACGAATCTGAAGGCCCAGCGCGAGGAGTTGCGCGACCTCTACGCCGAGGCCAACGACACCGAGAACGTTCTGGAAGTCCAAGAACGCCTCTCGGAGGTCCAGTCCGAAATCGAACAGTTGGAGGCCCAGCGCAAGTCGTTGAACCGACAGGTCGCCTACTCGACGCTGACGGTCCGCCTCCACGAGCGTCCGCCCGAGCAGACCGCCCAACAGAGCGCCGCGTGGTACGACACTGGCCTCGTCGCCGCGTTCGTCTCGTCGGCCAGCGGCGTCGTGGTCGTCGCGCGCGGACTGGCGGTCGGCACGGCGTACGCGCTCCCGTACCTCGTCGCGTTCGGCCTCCCGGTCGTCGGGGTGGTCGCGCTCTGGCGACGGCGCTCGGCGGACTCCTCGGGCGCGGACCTCCCCGACGCTCCCGAATCGCCGGAGGGCGGAGAGTCTGGCGAAGACGACGATTGACGGGATTTTCGGGGGCTGTGCTTCTCGGTCGCGCACGTTCGTTTCTCCCGGTCGGTCAATCCCGGCAGTTTTTATTACCGGGAAGCGTAAAGCCCGCATAGACCGATAGCTCGGAGGACGTGGCACTGCCACCGCGCGGTCCCACCGATGGCTGTAAGACGCCACGGCGGGGACCGCGTCGCTCCGAGCAGGTTTACGTGCGTACGGACGCCATCGGCGTGGCCTTGCCGTGTAGTGTGGCGCTGTCACGTAGCGTGGGTTTCCCACGTAGCGTGGGTCTCCCACGTAGCGTGGGTCTCCCACGTAGCGTGGCCTTGCCACGGAAGAAACGACGCGGCTCCGCCGCAGGAACGCAGACGGACGCGGCTTCGTCACGAACGGTGGCTTTGCGTACACTAGGGTGAAACTATGGAAATCGAAATTGCAACCATCGGCGGTTACGAAGAAGTCGGACGGCAGTGTACTGCCGTTCGCGCAGGCGACGACGTTGTCATCTTCGACATGGGGCTGAACCTCTCGAAGGTACTGCTCCACGACAACGTCGAGACAGAGAAACTACACAGTCTGGACCTCATCGACATGGGGGCCATCCCGGACGACCGCGTGATGTCGGACCTCGAAGGCGACGTGCAGGCCATCGTCCCGACTCACGGCCACTTGGACCACATCGGGGCCATCTCGAAGCTGGCCCACCGGTACAACGCACCGGTCGTCGCGACGCCGTACACCATCGAACTCGTCAAACAGCAGATTCAGGGCGAGGAGAAGTTCGGCGTCGAG is a genomic window of Halorussus salinus containing:
- a CDS encoding DUF4349 domain-containing protein, which gives rise to MARDSVLGGGGARRWALALVLASLVLLAGCSGSGGDAAMQATSGQNLDVSTDAEATQRASDGGGTNSQSDAAARNRALIRTGTVEVTVEDYDDARRNLTRQTERLGGFVSDSAQQVETRGNRTWTNGKLVLRVPKKNFSALVARAKATGEVRAASTSTKDVTKKLVDIEARLTNLKAQREELRDLYAEANDTENVLEVQERLSEVQSEIEQLEAQRKSLNRQVAYSTLTVRLHERPPEQTAQQSAAWYDTGLVAAFVSSASGVVVVARGLAVGTAYALPYLVAFGLPVVGVVALWRRRSADSSGADLPDAPESPEGGESGEDDD